In Pseudobythopirellula maris, the genomic stretch GCAGTAAGGGGAGCGGTCGGCGCTACAATCAACTCCCCTTACTCCGTGCGGGGCTCCGCCCCCAACTGCCGACCAACCGCGCCGATGCTGCCAACGATCCGCCACCTGCTCACTCTCATCCGCTTCAGCCACACGCTGTTCGCGCTGCCGTTCGCGCTGCTGGCGATGCTGATGGCGGGCCGCAAGTTACGATTGGTATTCGCCAAAGGCATAGTCTATCCCGATCCCTCCAAGGACTGGCACGACTACGATTCCGCACTTCCCTACTGGAGCGCCCTTTGGAACGATTTTGGCTATTTCATGATCCAATGGGAGGAAGTCTACGGGGTCTTGCTGTGCATGGTATTCGCCCGCTCCACGGCGATGGCGTTCAACCGGATCGCTGACCGAAAGATTGACGCCGAGAACCCTCGAACCGCTGCCAGACATTTACCGGCCGGCGTGCTTTCTCTGCCACAAGTGAGCGTCTTTGCACTGCTCAGCGCCACCGGCTTTATCGCCAGCACCTTGCTGTTCTTGCCGAACTGGTTGCCGGCGGCGCTCTCCGTACCAGTGATACTGTGGCTGTGCGGCTACAGCTACGCGAAGCGCTTCACCTCGCTCGCGCAATTTTGGCTGGGGGCGGCGCTCGGCCTTTCGCCTGTGGCGGCGTGGATCGCCATCCGTGGCCAGGCAGTAATGGCCGACCCGTGGGACCTGCTCCCCGCCGCAATCCTCGGCGCCGCGGTGCTCACCTGGGTCGCGGGGTTCGACACGCTCTACGCCTGCCAAGACTACGAGCACGACAAGTCCGCCGGCCTGCGCAGCGTGCCGACGGCCCTCGGCGTGCCGGGCGCTTTGCGCCTGGCCGCGGTGCTGCACGCCCTCA encodes the following:
- a CDS encoding 4-hydroxybenzoate octaprenyltransferase; translated protein: MLPTIRHLLTLIRFSHTLFALPFALLAMLMAGRKLRLVFAKGIVYPDPSKDWHDYDSALPYWSALWNDFGYFMIQWEEVYGVLLCMVFARSTAMAFNRIADRKIDAENPRTAARHLPAGVLSLPQVSVFALLSATGFIASTLLFLPNWLPAALSVPVILWLCGYSYAKRFTSLAQFWLGAALGLSPVAAWIAIRGQAVMADPWDLLPAAILGAAVLTWVAGFDTLYACQDYEHDKSAGLRSVPTALGVPGALRLAAVLHALTVVLLALVPLAFPPFGMIYWGGVVAIALLLVYEHRLVRPDDLSRVNLAFFHVNAVVSLGLLVIGTVDLLV